A genome region from Rhodanobacter thiooxydans includes the following:
- the murL gene encoding UDP-N-acetyl-alpha-D-muramoyl-L-alanyl-L-glutamate epimerase, with amino-acid sequence MEKDVSHTMQPRLTQVFRFVRSSYADGVAELAYAFDDGEELVERIRFPNAPVVPAGRAAAFDAALKLLHLIAGISYYKAGVPPRIELASGPLDDATAELLDQLYLHGLAEFAYRNGLDLRGRIAFPRGGSASVVGTLDLPKRTLVPIGGGKDSLVAVEAIKSIGGEATAVWVGSSALIAGCAERTGLPTLNIQRELAPGLFELNRLGAWNGHIPVTAVNSAILGVAAILYGYNSIAFANERSASAATLEYDGQQVNHQWSKSLAFEILLGDWLHTHVAADLDYCSLLRPYSELAITRAFAKLTSYFDVFSSCNRNFKLLGPKPVDRWCGQCPKCHFVFLALAPFLPKPRLLAIFGRNLLDDEGLAAGFDALLEYQDHKPFECVGEGAEARAAMYALSQRPEWQEDALVERFRSEILPKLDAAQLALEPWLEPSPEHRVPARLQPALVAIGG; translated from the coding sequence ATGGAGAAAGATGTGAGCCACACGATGCAACCGCGCCTGACCCAGGTCTTCCGCTTCGTGCGTTCGAGCTACGCCGATGGCGTGGCCGAGCTGGCGTATGCGTTCGACGACGGCGAGGAACTGGTCGAGCGCATCCGCTTTCCGAATGCGCCGGTGGTGCCGGCCGGGCGCGCGGCGGCGTTCGACGCCGCCCTGAAGCTGCTGCATCTGATCGCTGGCATCAGCTATTACAAGGCCGGCGTGCCGCCGCGGATCGAACTGGCCAGTGGTCCGCTCGACGACGCCACCGCCGAGCTGCTGGACCAGCTGTACCTGCATGGCCTGGCCGAGTTCGCCTACCGCAACGGGCTGGATCTGCGCGGTCGGATTGCGTTCCCTCGGGGTGGTAGTGCGAGCGTGGTCGGCACGCTCGATCTGCCCAAGCGCACCCTGGTGCCGATCGGCGGCGGCAAGGATTCGCTGGTCGCGGTGGAGGCGATCAAGTCCATCGGCGGCGAGGCCACCGCGGTGTGGGTGGGCAGCTCCGCGCTGATCGCCGGCTGCGCCGAGCGCACCGGTCTGCCTACCTTGAACATCCAGCGCGAGCTGGCGCCCGGCCTGTTCGAGCTGAACCGGCTGGGCGCGTGGAACGGGCATATCCCGGTGACCGCGGTGAACTCGGCGATCCTCGGCGTGGCGGCGATCCTGTACGGCTATAACTCGATCGCGTTCGCCAACGAACGCTCCGCCTCGGCCGCCACGCTGGAGTACGACGGCCAGCAGGTGAACCACCAGTGGAGCAAGAGCCTCGCCTTCGAGATCTTGCTGGGTGACTGGCTGCACACCCACGTGGCCGCCGATCTCGACTACTGCTCGCTGCTGCGGCCGTACTCGGAGCTGGCGATCACCCGGGCGTTCGCGAAGCTGACGTCGTACTTCGACGTGTTCTCCAGCTGCAACCGCAACTTCAAGCTGCTCGGTCCGAAGCCGGTGGACCGCTGGTGCGGGCAATGCCCGAAATGCCACTTCGTGTTCCTCGCGCTGGCGCCGTTCCTGCCCAAGCCGCGGCTGCTGGCGATCTTCGGCCGCAACCTGCTCGACGACGAAGGCCTGGCCGCCGGCTTCGACGCGTTGCTGGAATACCAGGACCACAAGCCGTTCGAATGCGTGGGCGAGGGCGCCGAGGCGCGCGCGGCGATGTATGCGCTAAGCCAGCGGCCGGAGTGGCAGGAGGACGCGCTGGTCGAACGCTTCCGCAGCGAGATCCTGCCCAAGCTCGACGCGGCGCAGCTGGCGCTGGAGCCATGGCTGGAACCATCGCCCGAACATCGCGTGCCGGCGCGGTTGCAGCCCGCGCTGGTGGCGATCGGCGGATGA
- a CDS encoding DUF1801 domain-containing protein translates to MAKTASANITRRIQELRDWRGELLARVRRLIHVADPGIQEEWKWAKPTSGGTPVWSHDGIVCTGESYKQYVKLTFARGAAISDPKKLFNASLEGSTRRAIDLREGDGIDEAAFRQLIRAAVAANAAALAQRAARKK, encoded by the coding sequence ATGGCGAAAACCGCATCAGCGAATATCACCCGGCGGATTCAGGAGCTGCGGGATTGGCGGGGCGAGTTGCTCGCGCGTGTTCGTCGGCTCATCCACGTGGCCGATCCGGGGATTCAGGAGGAGTGGAAATGGGCCAAGCCGACGTCAGGAGGAACGCCGGTGTGGTCGCATGACGGCATCGTCTGCACCGGCGAGTCGTACAAGCAGTACGTGAAGCTGACCTTCGCCCGTGGTGCCGCGATCAGCGACCCGAAGAAGCTTTTCAACGCGAGCCTGGAAGGAAGCACGCGGCGTGCGATCGACCTGCGCGAAGGGGACGGGATCGACGAGGCGGCGTTCAGGCAACTGATCCGCGCGGCGGTGGCGGCCAACGCTGCCGCGCTTGCGCAGCGGGCAGCCAGGAAAAAGTAG
- the murD gene encoding UDP-N-acetylmuramoyl-L-alanine--D-glutamate ligase: MRIAELADRRVAIWGFGREGHAVIKALRAYLPAQTLTLFCNAAEVEAARAFDPALDIVAGEPDAATLSRFDVVVKSPGISAYKPALLAAQAQGTRFTSGTALWFGENPDARVIAVTGTKGKSTTSALIAHLARALGVRTALAGNIGLPLLELLDQRAELWVIELSSFQTGEAGPLELGVVTSLYEEHLDWHGSRERYVADKLKLADASRTLLVNGLQPGLLERTAAHPRRLLFGTLEGWHISDGFICRGAQAVFPIGQLAAPGLHNALNACAALAALEAVGMDALAAAPALATFRPLPHRLQPLGERNGWHWVNDSISTTPLATLAALESLHGRTVTVLVGGHDRGLDWTPFVEAMRAVPAHAIVCMGANGARIEAALRSAEVACSILLVANLASAVEVARARTPAHGVILLSPGAPSFDQFKDYAERGRRFSALAGFDSSRIASIDGLGIEGTPRD; this comes from the coding sequence ATGCGTATCGCTGAACTGGCCGATCGCCGCGTGGCGATCTGGGGTTTCGGTCGCGAGGGTCACGCGGTGATCAAGGCCTTACGCGCGTACCTGCCGGCGCAGACGCTGACCTTGTTCTGCAACGCCGCCGAAGTCGAGGCGGCGCGCGCGTTCGACCCTGCGCTGGACATCGTCGCCGGCGAACCGGATGCGGCGACGCTCAGTCGGTTCGACGTGGTGGTGAAGTCGCCCGGCATCTCGGCCTACAAGCCCGCCCTGCTGGCCGCGCAGGCGCAGGGCACGCGGTTCACCTCGGGCACCGCGCTGTGGTTCGGCGAGAACCCCGACGCGCGCGTGATCGCGGTGACCGGCACCAAGGGCAAGAGCACCACCAGCGCGCTGATCGCGCACCTGGCGCGTGCACTTGGTGTGCGCACCGCGCTGGCCGGCAACATCGGCCTGCCGCTGCTGGAGCTGCTCGACCAGCGCGCCGAACTGTGGGTGATCGAACTGTCCAGCTTCCAGACCGGCGAAGCCGGGCCGCTGGAGCTGGGCGTGGTCACCAGCCTGTACGAGGAGCACCTCGACTGGCACGGCTCGCGCGAGCGCTATGTGGCCGACAAGCTGAAGCTGGCCGACGCCTCGCGCACGCTGCTGGTCAACGGCCTGCAACCAGGCCTGCTGGAACGCACCGCCGCGCATCCGCGTCGCCTGCTGTTCGGCACGCTGGAAGGCTGGCATATCAGCGACGGTTTCATCTGCCGCGGTGCGCAGGCGGTTTTCCCGATCGGGCAACTGGCGGCGCCGGGCCTGCACAATGCACTCAACGCCTGCGCCGCGCTGGCCGCGCTGGAAGCGGTCGGCATGGACGCGCTCGCCGCTGCGCCCGCTCTGGCGACGTTCCGCCCGCTGCCGCACCGCCTGCAACCGCTGGGCGAACGCAATGGCTGGCACTGGGTCAACGACTCGATCAGCACCACGCCGCTGGCCACGCTGGCCGCCCTGGAAAGCCTGCACGGCCGCACGGTGACCGTGCTGGTCGGCGGCCACGACCGTGGCTTGGACTGGACGCCGTTCGTCGAGGCGATGCGTGCGGTGCCGGCGCATGCGATCGTCTGCATGGGCGCCAATGGCGCGCGCATCGAGGCAGCGCTACGCAGCGCCGAGGTGGCCTGTTCGATCCTGCTGGTTGCCAATCTCGCCAGTGCGGTCGAAGTTGCCAGGGCTCGCACGCCTGCGCATGGCGTGATCCTGCTGTCGCCGGGTGCGCCCAGTTTCGATCAGTTCAAGGACTACGCCGAGCGGGGTCGCCGGTTCAGTGCGCTGGCTGGGTTTGATTCTTCCAGAATTGCCAGTATTGATGGGCTGGGTATCGAGGGAACTCCGCGCGACTGA
- a CDS encoding class I SAM-dependent methyltransferase, giving the protein MKIRESGIPDEVRWASFFDCEAAVGKLFGVTEVQGDVVEFGCGYGSFTVPAAQRTSGVVTALDIEPGMIDVVRGKAASLGLHNIRAELRDFVADGAGVAAGSQAHAMIFNLLHLAQPGKLLLEARRTLRDGGVLSVMHWRSDIPTPRGPPLAIRPTPEQCRQWMADAGFRDIESVDLQDGCPFHFGLTGRR; this is encoded by the coding sequence ATGAAGATCCGTGAAAGCGGCATACCCGACGAGGTCCGGTGGGCCAGCTTCTTCGACTGCGAGGCGGCCGTCGGAAAGCTGTTCGGTGTGACGGAAGTGCAGGGCGATGTAGTCGAGTTTGGCTGCGGCTATGGCTCGTTCACGGTGCCGGCGGCGCAGCGCACCAGCGGGGTGGTTACCGCGCTGGATATCGAGCCGGGGATGATTGACGTGGTGCGCGGGAAGGCCGCGAGCCTCGGGCTGCACAACATCCGGGCCGAGTTGCGGGATTTCGTCGCGGACGGTGCGGGCGTGGCTGCCGGTTCGCAGGCGCATGCAATGATTTTCAACCTGCTGCACCTGGCGCAGCCGGGAAAGTTGCTGCTGGAAGCTCGCCGGACCCTGCGGGATGGCGGAGTACTTTCGGTAATGCACTGGCGCAGCGACATCCCGACTCCGCGCGGGCCGCCGCTGGCGATACGACCGACGCCGGAACAGTGCCGGCAATGGATGGCCGACGCCGGATTCCGCGACATTGAATCGGTTGATCTGCAGGATGGTTGTCCGTTTCATTTCGGCCTGACTGGCCGGCGCTGA
- a CDS encoding translocation/assembly module TamB domain-containing protein — MKWVKRTAIAFATLLLVLAAALWWLLDTSAGLRFALARAQAGTGGALQVQQAQGHLFGPLDLAGIRYDDGKGTVVTVAKARLDLRFWPLLARRVHVATLDVDGVEVALPKPAEQNSANAGGFSLQPPVALILDRAHVGTVKVLQGGQPLFACNRLDLAGSWTDRGIELRQLVLQAPDGHASLDGRLGIGARYQGDGNAAFAWKIGDTSYAGDLDAHSDGKQAQIDLQLTAPAVARLRVDLVQSGDYAWTSRLDAPRFDPKALLGTGSLKALAIAVQGHGDRYGGTLDGQLDLDDYPLLLQPLRAQFSRDYATLTLQQLKLGSPRIKGSVEVSGIMQLAAKPPNAQLDIRWNELQLPAELIGQALASHGELKASGSADRYHAEGSVAIGPPGMPAQLALNLDGTPQRVTLHTLALKQPQGGLQVAGTLTLQPSLAWQAEASASKFDPGQLIAGWNGTLDFTMASSGSLANNGPDATLEIRQLSGKLRERVIGGHGKLHLSPDQVIDGRLDLTSGRSTVKLLARPGASNDTDLQLAIASLGDWLPDAGGRLDGHFSIRGRQPRLSVNGQLHGQSLAWQQQKVDALQLVAGIPDISHPAGKLDLRTRGAHLQGLQFQQLDLLAEGSQGDHRLDVDARGSQLSGRLALRGALKGSTWSGTLSTLNLEPQSMPGWRLLQPARLSYNDGAMSLSELCLTAGEPQLCVAAKQDKPGNLDASYRLQALPLALLLNASGNADLPMRADGVIEGSGKVRRSAAGALNGHASISSTQGSISYTDHTEEPLLRYQQLRLTADLAPASRRIELHGGLDDGGRIDGQLTLSGAQQTLGGQLDLRLNNLAFIELLSSELANVKGHADGNLRFAGTLGRPAFTGQANVRGFAAEVPSAGLKLSDGQLALSTMDARQLLIRGQLTSGAGTLAIDGNAGFGAGMPTRLTLKGSHFTAADIPAAKVVVSPDLTVQQDGRGIDIGGALGIDSADINVDILPGAGATRASPDVVVVDEKQQQAAGKLPVSATVKVDLGQQTHVIGMGLDGRVGGVLTVLERPGRATTGQGQLTVDGTYKAYGQNLRIQRGQLLFASTPIDNPGLNIRAVRKLNPNATIDEGQEVGLLVSGTAQRPILTVFSNPVMEQSDALSYLVTGKPLSQVKSGEGDMVSAAAQALGSAAGDLLAKSVGAKLGADDVGVSSNEALGGSSAFTVGKYLSPRLYLSYGVGLFEPGEVITLRYRLSRRWNFEAQQATEFGRASLNYRIEK; from the coding sequence ATGAAGTGGGTCAAGCGCACCGCGATCGCGTTCGCCACCTTGCTGCTGGTTCTGGCGGCGGCACTGTGGTGGCTGCTCGACACCAGTGCCGGGCTGCGCTTCGCGCTGGCGCGGGCGCAGGCCGGCACTGGTGGCGCGCTGCAGGTGCAACAGGCGCAGGGCCATCTGTTCGGCCCGCTCGACCTCGCCGGCATCCGCTACGACGACGGCAAGGGCACCGTGGTGACGGTAGCGAAGGCGCGGCTGGATCTGCGCTTCTGGCCGCTGCTGGCCAGGCGCGTGCACGTGGCCACGCTGGACGTGGATGGTGTCGAGGTGGCGCTGCCCAAACCCGCCGAACAGAACAGCGCCAACGCCGGCGGCTTCTCGCTGCAGCCGCCGGTTGCGCTGATTCTCGATCGCGCGCATGTCGGCACGGTGAAGGTATTGCAAGGCGGCCAGCCGCTGTTCGCCTGCAACCGGCTCGACCTGGCCGGCAGCTGGACCGATCGCGGCATCGAACTGCGCCAACTCGTGCTGCAGGCGCCCGACGGCCACGCCAGCCTCGACGGCAGGCTGGGGATCGGGGCGCGTTACCAGGGCGACGGCAACGCCGCCTTCGCCTGGAAAATCGGCGACACCAGTTATGCCGGCGATCTTGATGCGCACAGCGACGGCAAGCAGGCGCAAATCGACCTCCAACTCACCGCCCCGGCCGTCGCACGACTGCGGGTGGACCTGGTGCAATCCGGCGACTACGCCTGGACCAGCCGGCTCGATGCACCACGCTTCGATCCGAAGGCGCTGCTCGGTACCGGCTCGCTGAAGGCGCTGGCCATCGCCGTGCAGGGCCACGGCGACCGCTACGGCGGCACGCTCGACGGCCAGCTCGACCTCGACGACTACCCGTTGCTGCTGCAGCCGCTGCGCGCGCAGTTCAGCCGCGACTACGCCACGCTGACCCTGCAGCAGCTCAAGCTCGGCTCGCCGCGGATCAAGGGCAGCGTGGAAGTCAGCGGCATCATGCAGCTCGCGGCCAAGCCGCCCAACGCGCAACTCGACATCCGCTGGAACGAGCTGCAGCTGCCGGCGGAGCTGATCGGCCAGGCGCTGGCCAGCCACGGCGAACTCAAGGCCAGCGGCAGCGCCGACCGCTACCACGCCGAAGGCAGCGTCGCGATCGGCCCACCCGGCATGCCGGCGCAACTGGCGCTGAACCTCGATGGCACGCCGCAGCGGGTCACCCTGCACACGCTGGCACTGAAACAACCGCAAGGCGGTCTGCAGGTCGCCGGCACGCTGACCCTGCAGCCGAGCCTGGCGTGGCAGGCCGAGGCCAGTGCCAGCAAGTTCGATCCCGGCCAGCTCATCGCCGGCTGGAACGGCACGCTGGATTTCACCATGGCCAGCAGCGGCAGCCTGGCGAATAACGGACCCGACGCCACGCTGGAAATCCGCCAGTTGTCCGGCAAGCTGCGCGAGCGTGTGATCGGCGGCCACGGCAAGCTGCACCTGTCGCCAGACCAGGTGATCGATGGCCGGCTCGACCTAACCTCCGGCCGCAGCACGGTGAAGCTGCTGGCCCGCCCGGGCGCCAGCAACGACACCGACCTGCAACTGGCGATCGCCTCGCTGGGCGACTGGCTGCCGGATGCCGGCGGACGTCTGGACGGCCATTTCAGCATCCGCGGCAGGCAACCCAGGCTCAGCGTCAACGGTCAGCTGCACGGGCAGTCGCTGGCCTGGCAGCAGCAGAAGGTGGATGCGCTGCAGCTGGTGGCCGGCATCCCCGACATCAGCCATCCGGCCGGCAAGCTGGATCTGCGGACCCGCGGCGCGCACCTGCAGGGCCTGCAGTTCCAGCAGCTCGACCTGCTCGCCGAAGGCAGCCAGGGCGACCATCGCCTGGACGTCGATGCCCGCGGCAGCCAGCTCTCCGGCAGACTTGCGCTGCGCGGGGCGCTGAAGGGATCGACGTGGAGCGGCACGCTCTCCACGCTGAACCTGGAACCGCAGAGCATGCCCGGCTGGCGCCTGCTGCAACCCGCGCGGCTCAGCTACAACGACGGCGCGATGAGCCTGTCCGAGCTGTGCCTGACGGCCGGCGAACCGCAACTGTGCGTGGCCGCGAAGCAGGACAAACCCGGCAACCTCGACGCCAGCTACCGACTGCAGGCATTGCCGCTGGCGCTGCTGCTGAACGCCAGCGGCAACGCCGACCTGCCGATGCGCGCCGACGGCGTCATCGAAGGCAGCGGCAAGGTCCGCCGCAGCGCCGCCGGCGCGCTCAACGGGCACGCGTCGATCAGCTCGACGCAGGGCAGCATCAGCTACACCGACCATACCGAGGAACCCCTGCTGCGTTACCAACAGCTGCGCCTCACCGCCGACCTCGCGCCGGCCAGCCGGCGCATCGAGCTGCATGGCGGCCTCGACGACGGCGGTCGCATCGACGGCCAGCTCACCCTCAGCGGCGCGCAGCAGACGCTGGGTGGCCAGCTCGACCTGCGTCTGAACAACCTCGCTTTCATCGAGCTGCTCAGTAGCGAGCTGGCCAACGTCAAGGGCCACGCCGACGGCAACTTGCGTTTCGCCGGCACGCTCGGGCGGCCGGCATTCACCGGCCAGGCGAATGTGCGCGGCTTCGCTGCCGAGGTGCCATCGGCCGGCCTCAAGCTGAGCGATGGCCAGCTCGCGCTCAGCACCATGGACGCGCGGCAGTTGCTGATCCGCGGCCAGCTGACATCGGGCGCCGGCACGCTGGCCATCGACGGCAACGCCGGCTTTGGCGCCGGCATGCCGACCCGGCTGACGCTCAAAGGCAGCCACTTCACCGCCGCCGACATTCCTGCCGCGAAAGTCGTGGTGTCGCCGGACCTGACCGTGCAACAGGATGGCAGGGGCATCGACATCGGCGGCGCACTCGGCATCGACAGCGCCGACATCAACGTGGACATACTGCCTGGCGCCGGTGCCACCCGGGCCTCGCCCGATGTGGTCGTGGTCGACGAGAAACAGCAGCAAGCCGCCGGCAAGCTGCCGGTCAGCGCGACGGTCAAGGTGGATCTCGGCCAGCAGACGCACGTCATCGGCATGGGCCTGGACGGCCGCGTCGGCGGCGTGCTTACCGTGCTCGAACGCCCCGGCCGCGCCACCACCGGCCAGGGCCAGCTGACCGTCGACGGCACCTACAAGGCGTACGGTCAGAACCTCAGGATCCAGCGCGGCCAACTGCTGTTCGCCAGCACGCCGATCGACAACCCGGGGCTGAACATCCGCGCCGTGCGCAAGCTCAACCCGAACGCCACCATCGACGAAGGCCAGGAAGTGGGGCTGCTGGTTTCCGGTACCGCGCAGCGACCGATCCTCACCGTGTTCTCCAATCCGGTGATGGAGCAGTCCGACGCGCTGTCCTACCTGGTCACCGGCAAGCCGCTGTCGCAGGTAAAGAGCGGCGAAGGCGACATGGTCAGCGCCGCCGCGCAGGCGCTGGGCTCAGCCGCCGGCGACCTGCTGGCCAAAAGCGTCGGCGCGAAGCTGGGCGCGGACGACGTCGGCGTGTCCAGCAACGAGGCGCTCGGCGGCAGCTCGGCGTTCACCGTGGGCAAGTATCTTTCGCCGCGCCTGTACCTCAGCTACGGCGTCGGCCTGTTCGAGCCCGGCGAAGTGATCACCCTGCGCTACCGCCTCAGCCGGCGCTGGAACTTCGAGGCGCAACAGGCCACCGAATTCGGCCGCGCCAGCCTCAACTACCGCATCGAAAAATAA
- a CDS encoding type II toxin-antitoxin system death-on-curing family toxin yields MIIWIERPLAIAIHERQLAEHGGGSGVRDDNLLDSALARPKQSHAYGDPPPDLAELAASLAFGLARNHPFVDGNKRTAAVACEVFIMLNGGILDADDLDLYPCYLALAEGSLSETEFAAWLRQNIKLSGKKRVNEPRARYAR; encoded by the coding sequence ATGATCATCTGGATCGAAAGACCGCTCGCCATCGCCATCCACGAACGTCAGCTGGCCGAACACGGCGGCGGCTCAGGCGTGCGCGATGACAACCTGTTGGATTCCGCCCTTGCGCGCCCGAAGCAATCGCATGCCTACGGCGATCCGCCACCGGATCTCGCCGAACTCGCCGCCAGCCTGGCTTTCGGCCTGGCACGCAACCACCCCTTCGTGGACGGCAACAAGCGCACGGCTGCCGTCGCCTGCGAAGTATTCATCATGCTCAACGGCGGCATCCTCGACGCCGACGATCTCGATCTATACCCGTGCTATCTCGCTCTCGCCGAAGGCAGCCTGTCCGAAACCGAGTTCGCCGCCTGGCTACGCCAGAACATCAAGCTCAGCGGCAAAAAGCGCGTGAACGAGCCGCGTGCGCGCTACGCGCGCTGA
- a CDS encoding M13 family metallopeptidase has product MQRTRWILATAILCSPAAWAATPASRSSGIDLAGIDHGVRPGDDFFRYANGEWLKTAQIPADRSSTGTFLKVFEQAEKNTAELIRDAGAGHPAAGSNARRIADYYAAWMDTAAIERHGLAPLKPELAQIDAIGSRRDLARVLGSRLRADVDPVNATHFHTQNLFGLFVTQGLEDPSRNIAYLLQGGLGMPSRDYYLSSDPHMLATRGKYLTYIGALLEQAGTADAAAKARTVLDLETKIAKAQTDLLDSQDIHKANNLWHMADFAQKAPGLDWASYFKAAGLDGQQQIDTWQPNAVTGLSALVASEPLPAWKDLLLFHTLNQSAGLLPKAYADLSFDFYGRTLQGTPQQQPRWKRAVGATSGDLGDAVGQLYVKHYFPASSKVEIEQLVKNLIAAFNDRIDTLSWMTPATREKAKAKLATLRVGVGYPDSWRDYGSLQIRADDALGNQLRAGKFEYEHQRAKLGQSVDKNEWWMTPQTVNALNLPLQNALNFPAAILQPPFFDPHADAAANYGAIGSVIGHEISHSFDNMGAEFDAEGRLANWWTPEDLAHFKAAGQQLAKQFDQYEALPGLHVNGEQTLGENIADVSGLTIAWLAYRKSLDGKPAPVIDGLTGDQRFFLAYGQAWRSKIRDAAQRQRLATDVHAPADFRAQTVRNLDAWYPTFDVKPGEKLYLAPKDRVKIW; this is encoded by the coding sequence ATGCAGCGCACGCGATGGATACTGGCGACGGCGATCCTGTGCAGTCCGGCGGCATGGGCGGCGACGCCGGCCAGCCGGTCCTCCGGCATCGACCTGGCCGGGATCGACCACGGCGTGAGACCAGGGGACGACTTCTTCCGCTACGCCAACGGCGAATGGCTGAAGACCGCGCAGATTCCCGCCGACCGCTCCAGCACCGGCACCTTCCTCAAGGTGTTCGAGCAGGCCGAGAAGAACACTGCCGAGCTGATCCGCGACGCCGGCGCCGGCCATCCCGCCGCCGGCAGCAATGCGCGCAGGATCGCCGACTACTACGCCGCGTGGATGGACACCGCCGCCATTGAGCGGCATGGCCTGGCGCCGCTCAAGCCGGAGCTGGCGCAGATCGACGCGATCGGTTCGCGCAGGGACCTGGCCCGCGTGCTGGGCAGCCGCCTGCGCGCCGACGTCGACCCGGTCAACGCCACCCATTTCCATACCCAGAACCTGTTCGGCCTGTTCGTGACGCAGGGGCTGGAAGATCCCTCGCGCAACATCGCCTACCTGCTGCAGGGCGGCCTGGGCATGCCCAGCCGCGACTACTACCTGTCCAGCGACCCGCACATGCTGGCAACGCGTGGCAAGTACCTGACCTACATCGGCGCCCTGCTGGAACAGGCCGGCACCGCCGACGCGGCGGCCAAGGCAAGAACCGTCCTCGACCTGGAGACGAAGATCGCGAAGGCGCAGACGGACCTGCTCGACAGCCAGGATATCCACAAGGCCAACAACCTCTGGCACATGGCCGACTTCGCGCAGAAGGCGCCGGGCCTCGACTGGGCCAGCTACTTCAAGGCCGCCGGCCTGGACGGCCAGCAGCAGATCGACACCTGGCAGCCGAATGCGGTAACCGGCCTGTCGGCACTGGTCGCCAGCGAGCCGCTGCCGGCGTGGAAGGACCTGCTGCTGTTCCACACCCTCAACCAGAGCGCCGGCCTGCTGCCGAAGGCCTATGCCGACCTCAGCTTCGACTTCTACGGCCGCACCCTGCAGGGCACGCCCCAGCAGCAGCCGCGCTGGAAGCGCGCGGTCGGCGCCACCAGCGGCGACCTCGGCGACGCGGTGGGCCAGCTCTACGTCAAGCACTACTTCCCGGCGTCGTCGAAGGTGGAAATCGAGCAGTTGGTGAAGAACCTGATCGCCGCGTTCAACGACCGCATCGACACCCTGAGCTGGATGACCCCGGCCACGCGCGAAAAGGCCAAGGCCAAGCTCGCCACCCTGCGCGTCGGCGTGGGCTACCCGGATAGCTGGCGCGACTACGGTTCCCTGCAGATCCGTGCCGACGACGCACTCGGCAACCAGCTGCGTGCCGGCAAGTTCGAGTACGAACACCAGCGCGCCAAGCTCGGCCAGAGTGTCGACAAGAACGAATGGTGGATGACCCCGCAGACCGTCAACGCGCTGAACCTGCCGCTGCAGAACGCGCTGAACTTCCCCGCCGCGATCCTGCAGCCGCCGTTCTTCGACCCGCATGCCGATGCCGCCGCCAACTACGGCGCGATCGGCTCGGTGATCGGCCACGAGATCAGCCACAGCTTCGACAACATGGGCGCGGAGTTCGACGCCGAGGGCCGCCTGGCGAACTGGTGGACACCGGAAGACCTGGCCCACTTCAAGGCCGCCGGCCAGCAACTGGCGAAACAGTTCGACCAGTACGAGGCGCTGCCCGGCCTGCACGTCAACGGCGAGCAGACCCTGGGCGAGAACATCGCCGACGTCTCCGGCCTGACCATCGCCTGGTTAGCCTACCGGAAGTCGCTTGACGGCAAGCCCGCGCCGGTGATCGACGGCCTGACCGGCGACCAGCGTTTCTTCCTCGCCTACGGCCAGGCCTGGCGCTCGAAGATCCGCGACGCCGCCCAGCGCCAGCGCCTCGCCACCGACGTGCACGCCCCCGCCGACTTCCGCGCGCAGACCGTGCGCAACCTGGACGCGTGGTACCCCACGTTCGACGTGAAGCCGGGCGAGAAGCTGTACCTGGCGCCGAAGGATCGAGTGAAGATCTGGTAG
- a CDS encoding AbrB/MazE/SpoVT family DNA-binding domain-containing protein yields the protein MKLKITTIGNSAGVILPRELLARLRLEKGDELFALETPDGIRLTTYDPTLARQMEVAEEVMRKRRTLLHKLAQ from the coding sequence ATGAAGCTCAAGATCACCACCATCGGCAACTCCGCCGGCGTCATCCTGCCGCGCGAACTGCTGGCCCGCCTACGCCTGGAAAAAGGCGACGAACTGTTCGCGCTGGAAACCCCCGACGGCATCCGCCTCACCACCTACGACCCCACCCTGGCCAGGCAGATGGAGGTGGCCGAGGAAGTCATGCGCAAACGGCGCACCTTGCTGCACAAACTAGCGCAATAG